In a genomic window of Nostoc sp. UHCC 0870:
- the kdpA gene encoding potassium-transporting ATPase subunit KdpA, which yields MGQGLLQIGLTLCIVIAITPLLGRYIARVFLGERTVLDRLMNPIERSFYVLTGIRPKDEMTGWQYVRAILYSNLCMGVLVYSLIYFQRLLPWNPNGFAAPSWDILLHTVVSFVTNTDQQHYTPETTLSYFSQVAALGFLMFTSAATGIAVGIAFIRGLTGKKLGNFYVDLIRAITRILLPISVIGAIALVLLGVPQTLQPPLEVTTLEGSTQYIARGPVASWEMIKMLGENGGGFFTANSAHPFENPNSASNLLEIIAMIAIPSAMIYAYGVFAKNMKQAWLLFWMVFVVFVILIWVAAGGELQGNPIVNGTLGVDQPNLEGKELRFGWAETALWAVTTTSTMTGAVNGMHDSFMPSGIFATLFNLLLQIIWGGQGTGTAYLFVYLILTVFLTGLMVGRTPEIFGRKIEKREIVLASVVLLIHPILILIPSAIALAYPFSLSGITNTGFHGISQVVYEYASASANNGSGLEGLADNSLWWNLSTSFTIVAGRYIPMAAVLLLADSMSRKQTVPQTPGTLKTDSLIFTTVTAGIVLILGVLTFFPVLALGPIAEGFKLASGS from the coding sequence ATGGGACAAGGTTTATTACAAATTGGCTTAACGCTGTGTATTGTGATAGCAATCACACCCCTTTTGGGTAGATACATAGCCCGTGTGTTCCTCGGTGAAAGGACTGTATTAGATCGCTTAATGAATCCGATAGAACGCAGCTTCTACGTTCTGACTGGCATTCGCCCAAAAGATGAAATGACTGGTTGGCAGTATGTAAGAGCGATTCTATACAGTAACCTGTGTATGGGTGTTCTTGTATATTCACTGATATATTTTCAGAGGTTGTTACCTTGGAATCCTAATGGCTTCGCTGCTCCTAGTTGGGATATCTTACTGCATACAGTAGTTTCATTTGTCACTAATACCGACCAGCAACACTATACTCCTGAGACAACCCTGAGTTACTTTTCCCAAGTTGCCGCGTTAGGATTTTTGATGTTCACCTCAGCAGCTACGGGGATAGCAGTAGGTATTGCCTTTATTCGGGGATTAACAGGGAAAAAACTGGGTAACTTTTACGTTGATCTGATCCGTGCCATTACCAGAATATTATTGCCTATTTCAGTGATTGGCGCGATCGCCTTAGTTTTATTAGGTGTACCGCAAACATTACAACCCCCCTTAGAAGTCACCACCCTAGAGGGAAGCACTCAATATATAGCCAGAGGGCCAGTAGCCTCCTGGGAAATGATCAAAATGTTGGGTGAAAACGGCGGCGGTTTCTTTACTGCTAACTCCGCCCACCCCTTTGAAAATCCTAACAGTGCTTCTAACTTGCTCGAAATTATTGCCATGATTGCGATCCCATCTGCCATGATTTATGCCTATGGCGTATTTGCCAAAAACATGAAACAGGCTTGGCTATTATTTTGGATGGTATTTGTAGTATTTGTAATTCTAATTTGGGTAGCTGCTGGGGGAGAACTCCAAGGAAATCCCATAGTAAACGGGACATTAGGTGTAGATCAACCAAATTTAGAAGGGAAGGAATTAAGATTTGGTTGGGCAGAAACGGCACTGTGGGCAGTCACGACAACCTCCACTATGACAGGTGCAGTCAACGGGATGCACGATTCCTTCATGCCATCAGGAATATTTGCGACATTATTTAACTTACTCCTGCAAATTATCTGGGGTGGGCAAGGTACAGGAACAGCTTATCTATTTGTTTATCTAATTCTCACCGTATTTTTAACCGGCTTGATGGTGGGACGCACCCCAGAAATTTTTGGACGCAAAATCGAAAAACGCGAAATCGTCCTCGCCAGCGTCGTCTTACTGATTCACCCCATATTAATCTTAATTCCCAGTGCGATCGCCCTCGCCTATCCCTTTTCCCTTTCTGGCATTACCAATACAGGTTTTCATGGGATTTCTCAAGTGGTTTATGAGTATGCCTCAGCTAGTGCTAACAATGGTTCTGGCTTAGAGGGACTCGCCGATAATAGCCTGTGGTGGAACTTAAGCACCAGCTTCACCATCGTCGCCGGACGCTACATTCCAATGGCTGCCGTCTTACTGTTAGCTGATAGTATGTCCCGTAAGCAAACAGTACCCCAAACCCCTGGCACACTCAAAACAGATTCCTTAATATTTACAACAGTTACAGCCGGCATCGTCTTGATTTTGGGAGTGTTAACATTCTTCCCAGTGTTAGCACTAGGCCCTATTGCCGAAGGGTTTAAACTAGCATCTGGTAGTTAG
- the priA gene encoding primosomal protein N', translating to MYINNVNSQSLMVHETTDFYRTSTNRNRYVEVLVDCPGNVGLFTYRLPAQLEIQPGDILSVPFGAQQLGAIAVRLLSQPNIDIPPEKIREVEDVVTSGFFSTAYWELLNKVASYYYTPLIQVIRVALPPGLLGRSQRRIRLISKQKDLLTSTAFLSPTAQQILKLLQAQSAGNYSFAYLQQKVKSAYQGVRELLRIGLVESYLEPPRTTRPKRQKAVILIDTIERDITTRQREILEVLRRRGGELWQSELLQITNASSSILKTMEQKGYIVIEEREILRREQGQALASDTPKSLNLAQANALETIQQLDGFHQVLLHGITGSGKTEVYLQAIAPIIAQGKSALVLVPEIGLTPQLTDRFRARFGSRISVYHSALSEGERYDTWRQMLTGEPQIIIGTRSAIFAPLPNLGLIILDEEHDSSFKQDSPIPTYHARTVAQWRAELENCPLVLGSATPSLESWVNVGGGGLINSKFKIQNSKLKNFDQEAGETGEQGRFYPNPHSLTPSLPYSELRTQNSELSTQNSELSTQHSALSTHYLSLPERINSRPLPPIEIVDMRQELQDGNRSIFSRSLQQALQQLQQTKQQGILFIHRRGHSTFVSCRSCGYVLECPHCDVSLSYHQTEVDAPQLLRCHYCNYVRSHPQNCPECMSPYLKFFGSGTQRVTQELSRQFPELTYIRFDSDTTRTKGAHRTLLTRFANGEANLLVGTQMLTKGLDLPQVTLVGVVAADGLLHLSDYRASERAFQTLTQVAGRAGRGDDRGRVIMQTYTPEHPVIEAVRNHDYHSFVQAELEQRQDLNYPPTGRLILLRLSSLDPIQVQNTAQIIATALTANEGFEILGPAPASVMRVANRFRWQILLKFDSEALPQLPDWDAVRSLCCDSVSLTIDVDPLNII from the coding sequence ATGTATATTAATAACGTAAATTCACAGAGTTTGATGGTTCATGAGACGACAGACTTTTACCGTACATCAACTAATAGAAATCGCTACGTTGAAGTCCTAGTAGACTGTCCAGGTAATGTAGGACTGTTTACTTACCGTTTACCAGCCCAACTAGAAATCCAACCAGGAGACATATTAAGTGTACCTTTTGGCGCACAACAATTAGGCGCGATCGCAGTTAGATTATTAAGCCAACCCAACATTGATATACCACCAGAAAAAATTCGAGAAGTAGAAGATGTAGTCACATCCGGCTTTTTTAGCACTGCTTATTGGGAATTATTAAATAAAGTAGCATCATATTACTATACACCTCTGATTCAAGTGATACGAGTGGCATTACCACCAGGATTATTGGGGCGATCGCAACGTCGTATCCGGTTAATTAGCAAACAAAAAGACCTATTAACTTCAACTGCTTTTTTGAGTCCAACAGCGCAGCAAATTCTTAAACTTTTACAGGCTCAATCAGCAGGGAATTATAGTTTCGCTTATTTACAACAAAAAGTCAAATCTGCCTATCAGGGAGTGCGGGAACTGCTGCGAATTGGGTTAGTAGAAAGCTATTTAGAACCTCCCCGCACAACTCGACCAAAAAGACAAAAGGCAGTGATATTAATTGACACCATTGAGAGGGATATAACCACGCGACAGAGAGAGATTTTAGAAGTATTGCGAAGACGTGGGGGTGAGTTGTGGCAAAGTGAATTATTGCAAATTACTAACGCCAGTTCCTCTATCCTCAAGACGATGGAACAAAAGGGTTACATTGTTATAGAAGAACGGGAAATCTTGAGAAGAGAACAAGGTCAAGCATTAGCTTCAGATACACCCAAATCATTAAATCTAGCCCAAGCCAATGCCTTAGAAACCATTCAACAGCTAGATGGATTTCATCAAGTGTTGTTGCATGGCATCACAGGTTCAGGCAAAACAGAAGTATATTTGCAAGCGATCGCCCCAATAATCGCCCAGGGTAAATCAGCTTTAGTTTTAGTCCCAGAAATTGGACTCACACCCCAACTCACAGATCGGTTTCGCGCCCGCTTTGGTAGTAGAATCAGCGTCTATCACAGCGCACTCTCCGAAGGCGAACGTTACGACACCTGGAGACAAATGCTCACAGGCGAGCCGCAAATTATCATCGGCACACGTAGCGCGATTTTTGCACCCTTACCCAACCTAGGTTTAATCATCCTCGACGAAGAACACGACTCCAGCTTTAAACAAGACTCACCCATCCCCACCTACCACGCCCGCACCGTCGCCCAGTGGCGCGCAGAATTGGAAAATTGCCCCTTAGTTTTAGGTTCAGCGACACCTTCCTTGGAAAGTTGGGTGAATGTGGGGGGAGGAGGGCTAATTAATTCAAAATTCAAAATTCAAAATTCAAAATTAAAGAACTTTGATCAGGAAGCAGGGGAAACAGGGGAGCAGGGGAGATTTTACCCCAATCCTCACTCCCTCACTCCCTCACTCCCTTACTCAGAACTCAGAACTCAGAACTCAGAACTCAGCACTCAGAACTCAGAACTCAGCACTCAGCACTCAGCACTCAGCACTCATTACCTCTCCCTCCCCGAACGCATTAACTCCCGCCCCTTACCACCGATAGAAATAGTGGATATGCGGCAAGAACTGCAAGACGGGAATCGGTCTATATTTAGTCGGTCGCTACAACAAGCATTACAACAACTACAACAGACAAAACAACAGGGCATTTTATTTATCCATCGTCGGGGACACAGCACCTTTGTTTCTTGTCGTAGCTGTGGTTATGTCTTGGAATGTCCCCATTGTGATGTGTCCTTGTCCTACCACCAAACCGAAGTAGACGCACCGCAATTGTTACGCTGTCATTATTGTAATTATGTGCGATCGCATCCCCAAAATTGCCCCGAATGTATGTCCCCTTACCTGAAATTCTTTGGTAGCGGGACTCAGCGAGTCACCCAGGAATTAAGCCGACAGTTCCCAGAATTGACATATATCCGTTTTGATAGCGATACCACCCGCACCAAAGGCGCACATCGTACCCTACTGACTCGGTTTGCTAACGGGGAAGCAAATTTACTAGTGGGGACACAAATGCTTACCAAAGGCTTAGATTTACCCCAGGTCACATTAGTGGGTGTAGTTGCGGCTGATGGCTTACTGCATCTGTCAGATTATCGCGCCAGCGAACGAGCCTTTCAAACCCTCACCCAAGTAGCCGGACGTGCCGGCAGAGGTGACGATCGCGGTAGAGTAATTATGCAAACCTATACCCCAGAACATCCCGTCATTGAAGCAGTCAGAAACCACGATTATCATTCTTTTGTCCAAGCCGAATTAGAACAACGGCAAGACCTCAATTATCCACCCACAGGCAGATTAATTTTATTGCGCTTGAGTAGTCTTGACCCCATTCAAGTCCAGAATACAGCCCAAATCATCGCCACAGCTTTAACAGCGAATGAGGGATTTGAAATATTAGGCCCAGCACCAGCTAGTGTCATGCGAGTCGCCAACCGTTTTCGCTGGCAAATATTACTCAAATTCGACTCAGAAGCCTTACCACAATTACCCGACTGGGACGCAGTGCGATCGCTCTGTTGTGATAGCGTTAGCTTAACAATAGATGTAGACCCATTAAATATCATATGA